A segment of the Delphinus delphis chromosome 20, mDelDel1.2, whole genome shotgun sequence genome:
CAGTGGCAATTCTTCAAATGTCACAGCCACTACCAGGCACCCTTCATGCCTTCATACCTTAGACCTGTGCTGTCCAGGATGGCAGCAGCTAGCCACCTAGCTAGGGTAGGGCCGCTCGACCGAATGCACGCGGAGGTGAGAGGCCAGCGCGTTGGACTGCTTGAAGGCCTTGGTGCACAGCGGGCAGACGAAGGGCCGATCGCCCATATGCACGCGCTCGTGCACCCGCAGCCTGTGGCGGTGGGTGAAGCGCTTGCTGCACAGCCTGCAGGAGTGCGGCTTGTCCTCACAGTGCTGCCGCCGGTGCAGAAGCAGGGCCGGCCCGGCCTCGAAGGCCATGCTGCAGTCCCGGCAGGGGAAGGGCCGCGAAGGGGCGTGCAGAGGCTCGTGGCGGTGCAGCTTGTAGGGGGTCTTGAAGCGCTTCGGGCAGGACGGGCAGGGGAAGGGGCGCTCGCCCATGTGGAGGCGGTGGTGCTCCTGGGGAAGAGGACAGCACCGGGAGTGAGGAACAGTGGCTCACCTCTGCAGGACATGCCTCTCCAGGTAGATTCACCCCTACTCCTTGCAGGTCTCCGAGAAAGAGACCAAATGAAGATACACATACCAAttgtctaaaattttttaaattacaaaccaaactattaaataaaatacGTTCTTCCTCCCCGCTCTGACAAATAGACCTTCACAATGACCCGGAAGGCCAGGTTCaaatttatcttctttggaaTCCTCAGAGTTCCACACTAGAACTTGGTGGCTCAGGAGAGCTGGCGGGGGTTTCCCAGGCCTCGGGGGATATCGCACCCACAGAAGGACAGCCCAGTCCAAGCCTCCCTTCCACCCGTCCAGCCTAGAGGTTGTGCACACAGGTGGGGCAAAGTGCACCCTGGGGATGGTGGAGCCAGAGAGCCCTGGAAGCAGCCTTTGGGCCCCTTGGGTAGGGAATCCCAGGCTCTCTTGTCCCCTTGGCCACACAAGAAAGGGCAGCAGGAGAGGGTCATGGCAGCATCCAGTAACAGGAGAGATCCAGGGTAGCTCTGAGAGCTGGGCTGCCTCCAGACTAACTCCcagcctctcctttcctcccatcaT
Coding sequences within it:
- the LOC132416862 gene encoding zinc finger protein 383-like codes for the protein MRSLRSQKKRRPEETRRRLRPWCSSSTSTGRTRLRAWFPTFLRRSAQEHHRLHMGERPFPCPSCPKRFKTPYKLHRHEPLHAPSRPFPCRDCSMAFEAGPALLLHRRQHCEDKPHSCRLCSKRFTHRHRLRVHERVHMGDRPFVCPLCTKAFKQSNALASHLRVHSVERPYPS